The Tripterygium wilfordii isolate XIE 37 chromosome 18, ASM1340144v1, whole genome shotgun sequence nucleotide sequence GCTGCAGCTTATACCATACAGAAACATTCTCTATCGTTGTATATCCGATTAAATTTCCTACAGTGACTGACAAGTCGCATCCCTACTTTGTTTATCCGAGTCATATTATTGTTCACAGGTTTCACTCTTTCATGCTGGCAATCTGAAGCTTTTAATACTTGCATTATGCTATCTGAGGAGCTTGCATTAGCGATCACGGAGAATTACCATACGGGTGGCTTGGAGGATGTTTAAATGTGGGATAGCTGTGATGCATACAATTTCATATGGATAATGTGGGGCATGTGGGGttcacgatttcacatggatcatatgcgtccatctcaacatttggaatagctcagattcttagcattttcattccatttttattatgttttcgTTCTGTATTTGATATGTTTGTTCTAGAGAGTGCACTTTTAGCCAGGGTTGCTTAACACAACACCTTTGCCCTAGTTGTGACAATTCATCTTTTTAGAAAAAGAGCCATGACAATAAATAATACTATTTGAAGGTAGCAATTATTAGCACTTCGATTCATAGATTGCAATTTTTTCTTTAAGAGTAGGAAAGAGTTGTTGGAGATTGAAGAGTTGTTATATTTCCATACCCCCCTTTCCAAATATTATTACTCTCCAtcaattttatcaaaattttaataCAACAAGTAAGTATCAAGCATATCCAAAGCTACTTAATTACACTTAAAATCCAGAATGGCGTTTTTTGTAATTAAACCCTGATTAACCAAAACCCTAAGCCGGTTGTTTTGTAGCCGGGTGGAAGCAAGATACATGAACCAACACTGACTGCCCTCACCGTCAATGGCACGTGTACGTAATATtcttagaaaaaaataaaaccccCCAATTACGTGTACTCGTAACCGGAGGCCGTAGCCTCCCTATATATTGATCCTCTATTCTTCACTTTCGTCCTCATCCGTTTCTCTCTCTCGCACTCTGGATTGAGATAGAGACACTCGGAATACTAGCACTCGAATTCGGATCCACTGAGTTTGCACAGACCGGAGATATTTTCTTCGGGACTCGCGATTGGATCTTATTCGTCTTCTGGTTCGTGTTTTCAAGGGCTAGTCCGGCCTGACCTGGAGTTCGCATTTGGAGATCCGGTTGATTCTCCTGTCTTGGCCCGGATCTCGAGCCAAGCACAGAAGAGTTGGATTCGGATTTCAGATTCAATCGCCTCTTCGAGTATACAAGAAAAAGaggttttttatttgtttttgtttcttatttggaTTTTCTTGCAATGTTAATCAACTGTGTGAACTTTAggtcttgtttttgtttcttctactGCTGCTTCACGGTTCTTGTACGTTCTAATCCTATGCTCTTTATTTCGTTCAGTCtatattatattgaattgttgGTTGTAAATGGCTTCGGGGGAGGGATTTCTGACGGATGAGCAGAGGGAAGTACTTAAGACAGCTACCCTGAACGTGGAGAGTCTCTCATCGTCCCCAAAATCCCCGCCATCTTTGCTCTCTGAGCATCTATTAAAAGTTTCTGCTGCTGGAAAGGCTCCGACTGCCGGGATTGCTGTGAGGCATATTCGCCGGTCTCACTCTGGAAAATTTGGAAGAGTGAAGAAGGGTGAGTCTGTTTGGTACTCTCCTAATGATAACCACTTTTTGCTAGATTATGAGTTTCAAAGACATGGTGGTTATCCCGTTGCCATATAGTGAAAGATTTGTTTCCATTCTACCTTACTTCTTTAATTGCTTGATATATTATTTATCAGgttatttaataattttaactgcatttttttattgatttattgcaAGCTTTCTTTGTTGTGAATCTCGGAGTTATTGAATTCTTGTTTTCCATGATCCTTACTGGCATATCTGGACTCTAAAGAACTGTGGATGTTGACCAAAAGATGAACTTAATGCTATACTCGTCTCCACTCCACCATTCTTTTTCCTTCTACCATGATCGCCGGTTACTATATATTTGAGATTATATTTAGGTGTTTATTATACACCAGTGGATGCCGTGTGTGACACTTGAAATGATAGGATAAAAATTGAGATTATTTGATTTAGGAAACAAAGATATGATATGAGAAGTTTGGCTAAAATGGATCAGGCATGCACAACATATACGTGGTGGATAGAGCCCAAAATACGGATGCAAGTAGGATTAGTGgagtgtagcttttggatatGAGTAGATTCACACCGATTTCTTATGATTTATGTAGCCATCCCTTACAGAGTTTGGGATACAGGTTTTGGGATGATTACGACAACAATGATGTGTTGAATTGTCTTTCTGAATGCATGTGTTGAATTTGTCTTCTGTAGAATGGTGTTACTGGAGTCATTTTCAATCTTTTTGTTCTTGTCCGTCTAGGAgtggtggattttttttttgtagttgtGCATTTGGTTGTCACAATTTTATCATATAGTAAATGGAATATGTTTTCCGTGAGATGCAAGTATTACCATACTGCGTAATTAGCTTTCTACTTTTCATTGATTTCTCATCTTTTGGAGGTTGTGTAAGCTAAGTTGTTTTCAAGCTTCTAGGCATTGCGCATCAACTAGTGGTCAGAATCTTtccttttctatatttttttccttctccggCAAATTCTTccgttctcttttcttttttccttttccggTCTTTTTTCATGCTCTTGGCTGAAAACAAAAAAGTTGACAGAGATGTAATTGTAGTTGTAAGAACTTACAATAAATATGACCAATACGTGTCAGCAATGGTGGATTTCAAGTTTATACATGTACCTATATCGGAATAGGACAAAGAAACAACGTGTAGGTGATACTGCACAATGCTATATAATACGtaccaaaaaacaaaagtgacAATATTTGTGCTGATAGATTTCACAAGCAAGCAAATCAAAGCATAAAGGAAAACAAACGTAAAAAAAAATGCGGTCATATATGCATAAGCAAAATCTCTTAGCAGCTCTATTTCCTGTTTTCCTCCTCCGTTTAACTATGAAATCTGAACTTTGCAAAAAAGCTCATGTGGAAAGAGGCAAGGAATGGTCTGATATACCAAACTATATTATAGTTATGCTCTTAGAGGTATGTATAACATTTTCaaagaattcatttattttataataaactTACGATGATTGAAACCATATGAAGCCAACAGATATAAATGTTCTCTATGATTAGCCATTTTACAATTATGGATGTAATCATTACTGTGCTGCTTAATTAGCTTTTTACTTTTCGAACATGTAGTTGGTTGTCCTATATTTGATATTGTAttgatttgtaattttgtaataTGACAATTAGGTCGTGCTTGTACAATTGTATATTTCATTGTTTAtggcatatttttattttttggaataaTTATAAAGCTTCCACGTTTGGCTGTGGCATGGGGCCTGTTTTTACTGAGTGCTTAGAAGTTATAGTGCAGAATAGCTGAATATGATTATATAATGAATAAACGTTGAAAAAAAGGATGGATGGGAATGGGATACATCATAGGAAAAACCAGTGAAGTCTTGAtcttattttgtgttttgagcaAACGAGCTGTGCAATATTGCTGCAGTCTTGAAGCGCCTTGATATGTTAGTAGTATCAGTGGAAACCTGAATATATGTGCACATCCTCCTTTATGAATGTATTAACTTTGCTTTAAATTTTCCGGTGGATTGATTGGTTGGTTATGTGCTAAGTCTCTCCTAATTTGTTACTGGCATACATAACTAAATAACAAACCTGGTGACTTCTTATATAGCAGAAAGATCATTTTGTGCCTTCTTACATATAACAGTTGGGGTTTCTGTTTATCAGCTGCTGGTCTTGAGTTTGTGATAACTTGAAGGTCTTTTTTGAAGGGATAATATgttgcccaaaaaaaaaactctcattaGGGTTGATTTTGTGCTGAAGAATATGATGGGGTTTTTATTTGGTCATTTTCTCTGGCTGTGAATGgtttttaagaaagaatcatagACTTCTCCTTTGAAAAATACGTTGTTTCTCTCGCTCTAATAATATATCATCCTTGTTCATTTTCAATACTTGACATGTTGTTGGGAGAGATTTGTATAATGCAATAAATAAGACAAACCAATCTGTCATATAAAAGGAGTTCGACATCTGACTTTATCCTTAGTAAAGTCAACCCGTAATTTGCTAgaaattcataaaaaaacacTCTACTATGAATAAGATTGTCAGATGTACCACTCCTCTAAAGGCTTGTTAATTCATCTTCTTGTTGGTTttctctgattcttccaatTTTATGCGAAATGAGTTCCTTGTGCACATTCGATTCTGACAGTGTCATTGGTTCTGTGGATCgatgattttctctctttcgTGTTGCTAATATGCTTTCCTCTTAACTAATGGTAACAGATGGTGCTGGTGGCAAGGGGACATGGGGGAAACTGCTCGACACTGATGGTGAATCGCAGATTGACCGCAATGATCCTAACTATGATAGTGGAGAGGTAAAAGTCTTATAATCTGATCCATCTCTCCCATGTGTTATGCAGGCCTTTTGGTTAGGTGCAGGTGGTATATGGTGGTAGTTTGTTTCCCCTAGGAACTTGTTATATTTTATacgtatgattttgtttttattttgaatattaataGTATGCTCTCCTTTCATCGTTGCTTGCAGGAACCCTATCAGCTTGTCGGGGCAACAATCTCAGACCCCTTGGACGATTACAAGAAAGCTGTTGTCTCCCTCATAGAGGAGTATTTCAGCACTGGTGATGTGGAAGTGGCATCATCTGACCTTAGAGAACTTGGGTCAACTGACTATCATCCCTATTTCATCAAGCGGCTTGTTTCCAGGGCCATGGACAGGCATGACCGGGAGAAGGAAATGGCGTCAGTTCTGCTTTCAGCTCTGTATGCTGATGTGATAAGCCCAGCCCACATTAGGGATGGTTTTGTCATGCTTCTCGAGTCTGCTGATGATCTTGCTGTTGACATATTGGATGCAGTTGACATTCTTGCTTTGTTCCTTGCTCGTGCTGTGGTGGATGACATCCTTCCTCCAGCCTTCCTCACCAGAGCAAAGAAGACACTTCCAGAATCCTCCAAGGGATTTCAAGTTATTCAAACTTCTGAGAAGAGCTATCTCTCAGCTCCTCACCATGCAGAGCTGGTAGAGAGGAAGTGGGGTGGTAGCACTCACATAACAGTGGAGGAAGTCAAGAAAAAGATTGCTGATCTATTGAGGGAATACATTGACTGTGGAGATACATTTGAGGCATGTAGGTTGATAAGGGAATTAGGAGTTTCATTCTTCCATCATGAGGTTGTAAAGAGGGCTTTGATCCTTGCTATGGAGATTCGAACAGCAGAGCCACTAATAATGAAGCTGTTGAAAGAAGCTGCTGAGGAGGGTCTAATTAGTTCCAGTCAAATGGCTAAAGGTTTTGCCCGGTTAGCGGAGAGCCTGGATGATCTTGCCCTTGATATCCCATCTGCAAAAACCTTATTCCAGTCACTTGTCCCTAAGGCTATCTCTGAAGGGTGGCTTGATACTTCTTTCACAAATTCCGGTGAAGATGGAAAGGTATGCATAGAAGATGAGAAGCTGAGGCGGTACAAGGAGGAGGCAGTAACTATAATCCATGAGTATTTTCTCTCATATGATATTCCTGAACTCATCAGGGGCCTTGAAGATCTTGGGGCACCTTCATATAACTCTATTTTTCTGAAGAAGCTGATTACCCTTGCCATGGACAGGAAGaacagagagaaagaaatggCATCTGTTCTGCTTTCTGCTCTTCACATTGAAATTTTTTCAACTGAAGACATGGTTAATGGCTTTGTCATGCTTTTGGAATCTGCGGAAGATACCGCACTGGATATTCTGGATGCTTCGAATGAGCTTGCTCTATTTTTGGCCAGGGCTGTGATTGATGATGTCTTGGCGCCACTGAATCTAGAAGAGATTGGCAGCAAGTTGCCACCAAATTGCAGCGGCAGTGAGACGGTGCATATGGCTCAGTCACTCATTGCTGCCCGTCATGCTGGCGAGAGGATCCTGAGGTGTTGGGGAGGTGGGACCGGCTGGGCTGTAGAGGATGCAAAGGACAAGATACAGAAGCTACTGGAGGAGTATGAAAGTGGAGGGGTCGTGAGTGAAGCTTGCCAGTGTATCCGTGATATTGGAATGCCTTTCTTCAATCATGAGGTGGTGAAAAAGGCCTTAGTCATGGCAATGGAAAAGAAGAATGACAGGATGCTGGATCTGCTGCAGGAGTGTTTTAGTGAAGGACTGATCACTATCAATCAGATGACCAAAGGGTTCACTCGGATCAAGGATGGCCTTGATGACCTGGCTCTCGATATTCCAAATGCGAAGGACAAGTACGATTTTTACGTGGAATACGCCCAGAACAAGGGGTGGCTCCTACCATCCTTCGAGTCATCTGTGGCAGAAGCTTCTGCAGCCCCGGCTTCAGCTACTTGATAAGCACATATATTTCGTCTGTTGCTTTCATGTATGTTGTTGCCCATTACATGTATTGTCAAATGGCCTTTATGAGCTCCGAAACGAAGGTAGATGAGATGGGATGCTTGAATTCCTTctgatgttttcttttttatttagtgGTCGTCTGATGGAGATTCTTATAGTCCCAGCCAATGTATAAAGTTGGTTCTTTGTTCTATTTACATAGCTTTAGGATGCTTGTTGCGTCAAGAAGTATGTTAGATAGAGAGACCGTTATGATGCTGTTTACATGCCATATTTACAGTTAAGGCTGCTCTTTCTGCTTCCAAAAGTCGCAGTTTTGTCATCTTATTTCAGTTTACTTTCCTGTACGCGAAGACAATACTTGGCGGCCTTGATGGGTTATGAATCTATCGTGGTTGATCTCGGACACCGCCATCCATCGTGGTTGCCGGTTGGTGACTTGGTGTAATGGTGTTTGAACTTTATAGTCTTGGACTAGGGCCCCTGCATTGTTGATAATTATTGCACAGCCCTGCCCGGCTGCCCCTAATCCAGTGTTGCCGCCCGCCAATCGGCCAAAGACTAAAATTAGGGGtggtaaaaaaattgatttcgggTCGTATAATAGCAAATGTTTATGAaagatttatatgtttgaatCTTAATATGAATTGTTTTTTGGATTtacttaattaatcaaatccatattggtttaaatttggACAAGTAAATTGGACAATGATCTAATTTGGATTAGGATCAaaacaagtaaatcaaacaaaatttatgtgtttgaaccCGAACTTGGTTTTAAAtctgataatttttttatttggatcaAATTCCGAACATATAATTTACGGGTTTAATCCTAGTCGAACAAATTTAATCATCCGATTcggatatataatttatataaacttgatttaatccgagTCATAAAAATTTGATCATCTAAACCGATCCAAATCACACAAACCTACAAAATGGTATTAAAAATGAAGTCGGAAAACCTAAAACAAAAACCATATCCATTACCTATGATAAAATCAGAAGTTCAAAACTACTAATTGAGACTCACTCTCATAAGCAGCAGAGGAGTGTAAAAGGTAATATTCTGCAAGTTCTAAACCTGGAAATCGGAAGAGTATGAAGCGTTTCTTTAAGCCAATAGAGAAAGAAGGCTCCGCCAAGAAAGCTGCTGTGTCTTCTTCCAAAGAACAAGACGATGATAACACACAAATaccagaagaagaaaataccaaaacgaAAAAGAGAGAGCCGTTGAAGTTCGTGACATGGAATGCAAACAGTTTATTACTCCGAGCGAAAAGCGACTGGCCCCAGTTCTCGAAGTTTGTCTCCGATCTCGATCCCGATGTCATTGCCATACAGGTTACTCAACCTCCAGTGTCTCCCTCTCGCGTTATATTCTGTGACGAGTCCTATTTTAGACCAGAATTGGTGAAAGTTGATTGATGTGCGTGAATGTGAAGTGTGAGTTTTTGAGTTTGATATCTAGGGTTGATTGTCCTTGATGATACTTgcttatttgttgggtttgtcTGTGGTCCCTTGAGTTATTGGAATTTGAGTTTTAGTTCTACATACGGTTTTTGAGGTTTACTGCATTTGACAAGCTGTTGCATAGTGGGTATATTGTGGGTTTgtgtatgttgttttttttttttccccttttaatTCTAATTTTCATTGTTGTCTTGCTGTGGCAAAGAGTGGTGTTACAAAATTATGAGGACCGAGGGTTTATTCCACAATGCAGTCAAGAAAGAGCGATGAAACTGCTTTTTGGTTGACTGGCAGTCACAGTTGAGTTCTTATTAACAGGAGGGCTTAGGGAGAAAAATAACTGAGGAAAGGCCAGAACTCTTGCTACTTCAGCTTGTACGATTTTCTGTCATTTTTAAAGTTCGGGGTATTTTATGTGTCTATTGTTCTTGGTAATTTGTTTGCTTGACGGTAGAGCTCAAGCACTGTACATTGTTCTGTGGGTCTTCAGTGTAGAATCTGTGGATAATGGCTTCCAGCATTCTGATTAAGTGATGCCCTTCTATTTTGAACTAAATTATGTTTGCTGGATTTTAATATTCTTTTTGGCTCAAGCCGGTTGGTAAACGTGGCACTTTTTTTTGTAGTGATGCTATTTCTAGTTGAAATTGaagatgttttgtttttttttttcaaaaaatttgtgAACAAAAAATGATCTCATTTGTAGTTACATGATCATGTTTCACATGGTAGCTGGATTACATTGGCTAGTACTAGCAAGAGAAACTGTTCCATTTAATTGACATCGAGTGATAAATCAAGTTAATTGATATAACACATTTTCAGTTGCAAAATGTATGTGTTGTTGTTAACACTATAATGGTCTCATTTTCGCTGTGCATCATGGTACTTTGGAAGATGTTTGATCATTTCTAGTTGTTCCATCAcatattcattttatttataattatttttggtAAGTGCCAAGCTAATGGCTACTTAATTGTAGGAAGTGCGGATGCCTGCTGCTGGTTCCAAGGGTGCCCCTAAAAACTCCGGGGACATAAAAGATGATACAAGTTCATCACGTGAAGAAAAACGGGCAAGTATTGTTGTTATTGCTAAATGTGTATAGTTATCTGCGTCTGTTAAGCAATATCTTTTGCTTATGTGAACTTGAATTTCTTCTGGCCTCCTGCAATTGCAAATTGATGAGTATAATGCTTCTTTGTTGCCAAGCTATCTTAAGAGTTCCTCTTAGACGACAATATAAGTATAGCTAACTGAGAGACACACCTAATATGCCCTTTAGCTATTTCTTGGAGAATCTGGTTGGAAAAGAATTATAGAGTTTTCTAACAAGTGGAAACTCAATTGTGAATCTTCCGGGACAATTGGCTTAGAAGTCTCTCGTTTTGGATCAGGGGCAGTTGTGACTTTGATAGTTCGCTCTGAGTTAGACTTATTAGATCTTTCCAACACTATTTTGCTATCAAGGGTGGCTTACTGTCCTTGACTTTGAAAATTATTCTCTTTTACATTCAAAcaggaaagaaaaatgaaattgcaTGGCTGGGTAAAAAAATCTTCATATATTCACTTTGAGTGAGTGATAACCTTTTTTCTCTTCTGTGCAGATTTTGATGCATGCTCTTTTGAGTCCACCATTTGGTAGTTATCAGGTTTGGTGGTCTCTCGCGGATTCAAAGTATGCAGGGACTGCATTATTGGTAAAGAAATGCTTTCAACCAAAAAAGGTCTCGTTCTCTCTGGATAGAAAAGGTATTTTGTTTTGCAATTGAGGtatatttcttgttttttagagaAAACATTAACCATTTTTGGACTATTGAACTCAGTTGCAGTTATTATTTGAAACATATGTGTTAGGACTTaatgatgataaaaaaaaaaaccctgagATTGTATGCATGCTCATAGACTGCCCAACTAGAGGAACTAAAATAATGTTTTTAGCTTCTACTATTCAATTTGTTTAATGCTGTAGTGGTTTCACATGAATATGGTCTAATCTGATCTATTTCATCTCAGTAGTAAATCATTTTCCAATAACTCCCCTGCACCTCAAAGTCTCAACCtgaaataattatatatttgtcTTTGTTGGTAGCTTCAAAGCATGAACCGGATGGCCGCGTCGTTTtagctgaatttgagacattcGATTTGTTGAATACATACGCACCAAATAATGGTTGGAAAGAGGAAGAGAACTCATTTCAAAGGAGACGAAAATGGGATAAAAGGATAATGGAGTTTGTTTTACAATCTTCAAGTAAGCCGCTTATATGGTGTGGTGATCTGAATGTTAGGTGAGT carries:
- the LOC119984603 gene encoding MA3 DOMAIN-CONTAINING TRANSLATION REGULATORY FACTOR 1-like, translating into MASGEGFLTDEQREVLKTATLNVESLSSSPKSPPSLLSEHLLKVSAAGKAPTAGIAVRHIRRSHSGKFGRVKKDGAGGKGTWGKLLDTDGESQIDRNDPNYDSGEEPYQLVGATISDPLDDYKKAVVSLIEEYFSTGDVEVASSDLRELGSTDYHPYFIKRLVSRAMDRHDREKEMASVLLSALYADVISPAHIRDGFVMLLESADDLAVDILDAVDILALFLARAVVDDILPPAFLTRAKKTLPESSKGFQVIQTSEKSYLSAPHHAELVERKWGGSTHITVEEVKKKIADLLREYIDCGDTFEACRLIRELGVSFFHHEVVKRALILAMEIRTAEPLIMKLLKEAAEEGLISSSQMAKGFARLAESLDDLALDIPSAKTLFQSLVPKAISEGWLDTSFTNSGEDGKVCIEDEKLRRYKEEAVTIIHEYFLSYDIPELIRGLEDLGAPSYNSIFLKKLITLAMDRKNREKEMASVLLSALHIEIFSTEDMVNGFVMLLESAEDTALDILDASNELALFLARAVIDDVLAPLNLEEIGSKLPPNCSGSETVHMAQSLIAARHAGERILRCWGGGTGWAVEDAKDKIQKLLEEYESGGVVSEACQCIRDIGMPFFNHEVVKKALVMAMEKKNDRMLDLLQECFSEGLITINQMTKGFTRIKDGLDDLALDIPNAKDKYDFYVEYAQNKGWLLPSFESSVAEASAAPASAT
- the LOC119984217 gene encoding DNA-(apurinic or apyrimidinic site) endonuclease, which gives rise to MKRFFKPIEKEGSAKKAAVSSSKEQDDDNTQIPEEENTKTKKREPLKFVTWNANSLLLRAKSDWPQFSKFVSDLDPDVIAIQEVRMPAAGSKGAPKNSGDIKDDTSSSREEKRILMHALLSPPFGSYQVWWSLADSKYAGTALLVKKCFQPKKVSFSLDRKASKHEPDGRVVLAEFETFDLLNTYAPNNGWKEEENSFQRRRKWDKRIMEFVLQSSSKPLIWCGDLNVSHEEIDVSHPEFFSAAKLNGYVPPNKEDCGQPGFTLAERKRFGAILKEGKLIDAYRFLHKEKDMDHGFSWSGHPIGKYRGKRMRIDYFIVAEELKNRIVRCEMHGHGIELEGFYGSDHCPVSLELLPATPDSKES